From the genome of Triticum aestivum cultivar Chinese Spring chromosome 3B, IWGSC CS RefSeq v2.1, whole genome shotgun sequence, one region includes:
- the LOC123072476 gene encoding protein GDAP2 homolog, whose amino-acid sequence MALASGSGSGGGSDFSVMVIGSDFAVDAGAALLASPADREEWHDCAPDLGDDFSDLEELQVVRVQGADRSGRPVVRVVGKFFPAPVIDGGRLKRYVFHKLRTELPEGPFCILYVHTTVQSDDNNPGMTILRGIYEELPAEYKERLQIFYFLHPGLYSWLAMATLGRLFLSGGLYWKIKYVSRLEYLWGDIKKGEVEIPDFVTEHDKILEHRPLTDYGIEPDPLHLADIPAAGYSLGRYEDKWSPEDRWHSRNYM is encoded by the exons ATGGCGCTCGCATCGggctccggcagcggcggcgggagcGACTTCTCCGTGATGGTGATAGGGTCCGACTTCGCGGTGGACGCCGGCGCGGCGCTCCTCGCCTCTCCCGCCGACCGCGAGGAGTGGCACGACTGCGCCCCCGACCTCGGCGACGACTTCTCCGACCTCGAGGAGCTCCAGGTGGTCCGCGTGCAGGGCGCGGACAGATCCGGCCGGCCCGTCGTCCGGGTCGTTGGCAAGTTCTTCCCCG CTCCTGTTATAGATGGTGGACGTCTCAAGAGGTATGTGTTTCACAAGCTCCGCACCGAGTTGCCAGAGGGTCCATTCTGCATCCTGTACGTGCACACCACTGTACAATCAGATGATAACAATCCTGGAATGACAATCTTGAGGGGGATTTATGAAGAACTTCCAGCCGAGTACAAGGAAAGGCTGCAAATATTCTACTTCCTGCATCCCGGGCTTTATTCCTGGCTCGCCATGGCCACACTAGGCAGGCTCTTCTTAAGCGGAGG GTTGTATTGGAAAATCAAGTATGTTAGTAGGCTGGAGTATCTATGGGGGGACATAAAAAAGGGCGAGGTTGAGATTCCAGATTTTGTAACTGAACATGACAAGATCCTTGAGCACCGACCATTGACAGACTATGGTATAGAACCTGATCCTCTGCATCTTGCTGATATACCTGCTGCAGGATACTCACTTGGTAGGTATGAAGACAAATGGTCTCCTGAAGATCGTTGGCATTCACGCAATTACATGTGA
- the LOC123066613 gene encoding F-box protein SKIP19 — protein MVMETRKRKADQALACRGSRPRHGKKERPASRPADWRDWAALPGTALRAILERLQTDVLRGTGPVLACASWRRAAVEDPLLWRRIDLASDEDGDEDAAAGWRAMARAAVDRSAGRCESFRGRVNGDFLVYLADNAPLLRSLHVTTDEHA, from the exons ATGGTCATGGAGACTAGGAAGAGGAAAGCCGACCAGGCCTTGGCCTGTCGCGGCTCACGTCCCCGCCACGGCAAGAAGGAGCGTCCCGCTTCTCGGCCAGCAGATTGGAGGGACTGGGCGGCGCTGCCCGGCACCGCCCTGCGTGCGATCCTAGAGCGGCTTCAAACCGACGTCCTCCGCGGGACGGGGCCGGTGCTGGCGTGCGCGTCGTGGCGGCGGGCGGCCGTCGAGGACCCGCTTCTGTGGCGGCGCATCGACCTCGCCTCCGACGAGGACGGGGACGAGGACGCTGCGGCGGGGTGGCGGGCGATGGCGCGCGCCGCCGTGGACCGCAGCGCCGGCCGGTGCGAGTCCTTCCGCGGCCGCGTCAACGGCGACTTCCTCGTCTACCTCGCCGACAA CGCGCCGTTGCTGAGGAGCCTCCACGTGACGACTGACGAGCATGCTTGA
- the LOC606347 gene encoding pyrroline-5-carboxylate reductase, producing the protein MAAAPPQPAAPAPGPANGGDAFRLGFVGAGNLAESIARGVAASGVLPASAVRTAPHRRPERGAAFASLGATILASNAQVVDGSDVIVISVKPQIVKQVLVELKPLLSEEKLLVSIAAGIKMKDLQDWSGQRRIIRVMPNTPSAVGQAASVMCLGETATEKDENRVKSLFSAIGKVWTAEEKYFDAVTGLSGSGPAYIFLAIEAMADGGVAAGLPRDLALGLAAQTVLGAATMVSETGKHPGQLKDQVTSPAGTTIAGVHELEKGSFRGTLINAVVAATTRCRELSKN; encoded by the exons ATGGCGGCCGCGCCTCCCCAGCCCGCCGCGCCCGCCCCCGGCCCCGCGAACGGCGGCGACGCGTTCCGCCTGGGCTTCGTCGGCGCGGGGAACCTGGCCGAGAGCATCGCgcgcggcgtcgcggcgtcgggcgTCCTCCCGGCCTCCGCCGTCCGCACcgctccccaccgccgccccgagcGCGGCGCCGCCTTCGCCTCCCTCGGCGCCACCATCCTCGCCTCCAACGCCCAG GTTGTGGACGGCAGCGATGTGATCGTCATCTCCGTCAAGCCCCAGATTG TGAAGCAGGTTCTGGTTGAGCTCAAGCCCTTGCTGTCTGAAGAAAAGCTTCTGGTCTCCATCGCTGCTGGCATCAAAATGAAAGATTTGCAG GATTGGTCTGGTCAGCGCAGAATTATTAGAGTAATGCCAAACACCCCCTCTGCTGTCGGACAAGCAGCATCAG TGATGTGTCTGGGAGAGACAGCTACTGAGAAGGATGAAAACCGTGTCAAAAGCTTATTTAGTGCCATTGGAAAAGTTTGGACAGCTGAAGAAAAATATTTTGATGCGGTTACTGGCTTGAG TGGTAGTGGTCCGGCCTACATTTTCTTGGCAATAGAGGCCATGGCTGATGGTggagttgctgctgggcttcctcgggATCTTGCTCTTGGTCTTGCAGCTCAGACA GTGCTAGGTGCTGCAACCATGGTTAGCGAGACGGGTAAACATCCAGGGCAGCTGAAGGATCAGGTCACTTCCCCTGCAGGAACTACCATAGCTGGTGTTCATGAGCTCGAGAAGGGTTCGTTTCGCGGCACACTGATAAATGCCGTTGTTGCTGCCACAACAAGATGCCGAGAGCTCTCGAAAAATTAG
- the LOC123072477 gene encoding probable calcium-binding protein CML10, whose protein sequence is MGKIKMPALFRRRSSSKSRSASPPPTPQEEEGTRPASGAGSPARSAEEEMERVFRKFDANGDGRISRPELAALFESLGHAATEDELTRMMAEADADGDGFISLEEFAALNATAAGDDEEDLRLAFKVFDADGSGDISAAELARVLHGLGEKATVQQCRRMIEGVDKNGDGLISFDEFKVMMASGLAAKMA, encoded by the coding sequence atggGCAAGATCAAGATGCCGGCCCTGttccgccgccgctcctcctccaAGTCGCGCTCCGCGTCGCCGCCGCCTACTCCCCAGGAGGAAGAGGGCACCCGGCCGGCGTCTGGCGCGGGGTCCCCGGCGCGGTCggcggaggaggagatggagcGGGTGTTCCGCAAGTTCGACGCCAACGGCGACGGCCGGATCTCGCGGCCGGAGCTGGCGGCCCTGTTCGAGAGCCTGGGCCACGCGGCCACGGAGGACGAGCTGACCCGCATGATGGCGGAGGCCGACGCGGACGGCGACGGCTTCATCAGCCTGGAGGAGTTCGCGGCGCTGAACGccacggcggccggcgacgacgaggaggaccTGCGGCTGGCCTTCAAGGTGTTCGACGCGGACGGCAGCGGCGACATCTCGGCCGCGGAGCTGGCTCGCGTGCTCCACGGCCTTGGCGAGAAGGCGACAGTGCAGCAGTGCCGGCGCATGATCGAGGGCGTGGACAAGAACGGCGACGGGCTCATCTCCTTCGACGAGTTCAAGGTCATGATGGCCTCCGGCTTGGCCGCCAAGATGGCCTGA